Proteins encoded in a region of the Nocardia asteroides genome:
- a CDS encoding ferredoxin translates to MAIHAHIDAAVCNGYGNCLVAAPEVFDLDPETNIAFTQPGRPAEGDRDSLFEAEADCPVRAILVSES, encoded by the coding sequence ATGGCCATCCACGCCCATATCGACGCCGCCGTCTGCAACGGCTATGGCAACTGCCTCGTCGCAGCGCCAGAAGTCTTCGACCTCGACCCCGAGACCAATATCGCTTTCACTCAGCCCGGCCGTCCAGCCGAAGGCGACCGCGACAGCCTGTTCGAAGCGGAAGCCGATTGCCCGGTCCGAGCAATTCTCGTGTCGGAGTCCTGA
- the dapA gene encoding 4-hydroxy-tetrahydrodipicolinate synthase, whose translation MRFRTSTALITGSIAPLITPFTDSGDLDIESLRRLVEWQIDAGSHGISIGGSTGEPSAQTIAERIEAILAVADQVNDRVPFIAGTGSAKLDETIELTNAAHLAGADAVLIITPYYARPTQEALYRWYAAIAQEFPDLPIILYNVPSRTAVELDPTTVARLYRDFDNIIGIKETTKDFEHFSRVIHEAGEDIGVWSGIELLCLPLLALGGVGFVSAVSNIAPHTVARMYELWIAGDHDAARRLHYALHPLVDLLFVETNPAPAKWVLHQQGRIASPHVRTPLITPTAAGIEQIEALLDRASVIVNEEKAF comes from the coding sequence GTGAGATTTCGTACCAGCACCGCATTGATCACCGGGTCGATCGCACCGCTGATCACCCCATTCACCGACAGCGGCGACTTGGACATCGAAAGTCTTCGGCGACTCGTTGAATGGCAGATCGACGCCGGGTCGCACGGTATCTCGATCGGCGGCTCCACCGGAGAGCCGAGCGCGCAGACCATCGCCGAACGGATCGAAGCGATCCTCGCCGTTGCCGATCAGGTCAACGACAGGGTGCCGTTCATCGCGGGAACCGGCTCGGCCAAGCTCGATGAGACCATCGAGCTCACCAACGCCGCCCACCTCGCCGGCGCCGATGCTGTCCTGATCATCACCCCGTACTACGCACGACCCACCCAAGAGGCGTTGTACCGCTGGTACGCCGCGATCGCGCAGGAATTCCCGGATCTGCCGATCATCCTCTACAACGTTCCCTCGAGAACTGCGGTCGAACTCGACCCCACGACAGTCGCACGTCTGTACCGCGACTTCGACAACATCATCGGAATCAAGGAAACCACCAAGGATTTCGAGCATTTCTCGCGGGTGATCCACGAAGCCGGAGAAGACATCGGGGTCTGGTCGGGCATCGAACTGCTCTGCCTGCCACTGTTGGCACTCGGCGGCGTCGGCTTCGTCAGCGCGGTAAGCAACATCGCGCCACACACCGTCGCACGAATGTATGAGCTGTGGATCGCCGGTGACCACGACGCCGCCCGACGATTGCACTACGCCTTGCATCCACTGGTCGATCTGCTGTTCGTGGAAACCAACCCCGCCCCGGCGAAGTGGGTGCTCCACCAGCAAGGACGTATCGCTTCGCCACACGTGCGCACACCGCTGATCACCCCGACGGCTGCGGGGATCGAGCAGATCGAAGCGCTGCTGGACCGCGCGTCGGTCATCGTGAACGAAGAGAAGGCATTCTGA
- a CDS encoding LLM class flavin-dependent oxidoreductase, which translates to MKPRAEDPSKLSLGYFFPSGKTNFLYSDEAARRAPAMTKANLVELGRAAEQVGFDSLFIADNWSGHQRAAEEFGHQSPAYHAPLLAMALLATTEHIGVISTFHTTHHKPAHVARMGATLDAFSEGRWGWNVVTGFSADEAALFGEEFVEHDQRYVMAAEFVEIVLRLWTEQEPIDVDGDYYRVTGRIKAPRPAQQPHPLLVSAGASPAGAEFAASFCDQLVTLANTEELVREVDSRLAALTEKTQRVVGTCPFSMAIVRDGDGEAEAEYARLLKSLNVDATKEIAADVLGSIESSRSMYAKMGEDEATRAFGGAGSVLQLIGTPEQVAEKIISLKRNTATTNLLINFPLWSPQELASFAPVLEHLREAGIWSPPQDRKWSW; encoded by the coding sequence ATGAAGCCGAGAGCCGAAGACCCGTCGAAACTGAGTCTCGGATACTTCTTCCCGAGCGGGAAGACCAACTTCCTGTACTCGGACGAGGCAGCTCGCCGGGCACCGGCTATGACCAAAGCCAACTTGGTCGAACTCGGCAGGGCTGCCGAGCAAGTCGGGTTCGATTCGTTGTTCATTGCTGACAACTGGTCCGGCCACCAACGGGCAGCGGAGGAGTTCGGGCACCAGTCACCCGCCTACCATGCGCCGCTGCTTGCCATGGCGTTGCTGGCGACGACCGAGCACATCGGCGTCATCTCCACCTTCCACACCACTCACCACAAGCCCGCCCACGTCGCACGAATGGGTGCGACGCTGGACGCGTTCAGCGAGGGTCGCTGGGGGTGGAACGTGGTGACCGGGTTCAGTGCCGACGAAGCCGCGCTGTTCGGAGAAGAGTTCGTCGAGCACGATCAGCGCTATGTGATGGCCGCGGAGTTCGTCGAGATCGTGCTGAGGTTGTGGACCGAACAAGAACCCATCGACGTCGATGGTGACTACTACCGGGTGACCGGACGGATCAAGGCGCCGCGCCCGGCGCAACAGCCCCATCCGCTCCTGGTCAGCGCGGGGGCATCACCGGCGGGCGCCGAATTCGCTGCGAGCTTCTGCGATCAGTTGGTGACACTGGCCAACACGGAGGAGTTGGTACGTGAGGTCGACAGCCGCCTGGCGGCGCTGACCGAGAAGACACAGCGTGTGGTCGGAACCTGTCCGTTCTCGATGGCAATCGTGCGCGACGGCGACGGCGAAGCCGAGGCCGAATATGCGCGGTTGCTGAAATCGCTGAACGTGGACGCGACCAAGGAGATCGCCGCCGACGTGCTCGGCTCGATCGAATCATCGCGTTCGATGTACGCCAAGATGGGTGAGGACGAGGCCACTCGCGCGTTCGGGGGCGCTGGGTCGGTGCTGCAGTTGATCGGCACGCCCGAGCAGGTGGCCGAGAAGATCATCTCGCTGAAGCGCAACACGGCGACTACGAACCTGCTCATCAACTTTCCTCTGTGGAGTCCGCAGGAACTGGCCTCCTTCGCCCCCGTGCTCGAGCACCTGCGGGAGGCCGGAATCTGGTCGCCTCCGCAGGATCGCAAATGGTCGTGGTGA
- a CDS encoding GNAT family N-acetyltransferase, protein MFTKVYADHLFDVWAVRQDGRLVGHAEIKPTDVVEGYEIIYALSPQVWGCGLGVELAEALVTYGFHTLGLTEVHATVAAANKASLHVLSEVGFEHIRAIPENDGSTTLLLTRSISDHSPTDR, encoded by the coding sequence ATCTTCACCAAGGTTTATGCGGACCATCTGTTCGACGTCTGGGCCGTTCGTCAGGACGGACGCCTGGTCGGGCATGCCGAGATCAAGCCGACTGACGTCGTCGAGGGCTACGAGATCATTTACGCTTTGAGCCCACAGGTGTGGGGATGCGGTTTGGGTGTCGAGCTGGCAGAAGCGCTTGTCACCTACGGTTTCCACACCCTGGGACTGACCGAGGTGCACGCCACCGTGGCCGCAGCGAACAAGGCTTCGCTGCATGTTCTAAGCGAAGTCGGTTTCGAGCATATCCGGGCCATCCCGGAAAATGATGGCAGTACCACCCTGCTACTGACCCGGTCGATCAGTGACCACTCACCCACCGATCGATAG
- a CDS encoding FAD-dependent oxidoreductase — MVNRTTTVIVGASIAGIRAATTIRRIDPGRRIVVVDGEDEDPYDKPPLSKAVLTQPTLPSVLLPDHLGSEIDHRRATFAVGLNSHTSTLGLHDGSTIEYDSAILATGSTPRRLAQLEAIPGVHYLRTLADAISLRRALQRRSRVVIIGGGFIGCEVAASARKGGHEVTIIEAAPRLAMRVMPEPVSEALTELHEDNGVTVRCGTAVRSASHDSIQNTVLIELDDETTLVADVVVVGIGTEPNTGWAASSAVPIDNGFVCGPDLRVEGMTNVFAIGDAARWLNPRYGQMMRLEHWTNAREHAVVAARNASQLTAPCYATSVPFVWSDQYETRIQHVGDPNLAAVDVHSTKLLDTGRLFTYSRNGVLVGATGFNAQSALAKIRKQLIDCTEPDEQIRTKRSNRRGRR; from the coding sequence ATGGTCAACCGCACGACCACGGTTATCGTCGGCGCATCGATCGCCGGGATTCGAGCCGCCACCACGATCCGACGCATCGATCCCGGCCGTCGAATAGTTGTCGTCGACGGGGAGGACGAGGATCCATACGACAAGCCACCGCTGTCCAAAGCGGTGCTGACTCAGCCGACTCTCCCCTCCGTCCTACTCCCGGATCACCTCGGATCCGAGATCGACCACAGACGTGCAACATTTGCGGTCGGCTTGAACTCCCACACCTCTACCCTCGGACTCCATGACGGCAGCACCATCGAGTACGACAGCGCAATCCTCGCGACCGGCTCGACGCCGCGCCGACTAGCTCAGCTCGAGGCGATACCCGGAGTCCACTATCTGAGGACTCTGGCCGACGCCATCTCACTCCGCCGAGCGCTGCAGCGGAGGTCTCGCGTGGTGATCATCGGCGGCGGATTCATCGGTTGTGAAGTTGCTGCGAGCGCACGCAAGGGCGGACACGAAGTCACCATCATCGAAGCCGCCCCTCGTCTCGCAATGCGAGTCATGCCCGAGCCGGTCTCGGAAGCACTCACCGAACTCCACGAGGACAACGGCGTGACCGTTCGGTGCGGCACCGCTGTTCGCAGCGCCTCGCACGACTCGATCCAGAACACGGTCCTGATCGAGCTCGACGACGAGACCACTCTCGTCGCAGACGTCGTCGTCGTCGGGATCGGTACCGAACCGAATACCGGCTGGGCGGCAAGTTCCGCGGTCCCGATCGACAACGGCTTCGTTTGCGGCCCTGACCTGCGAGTCGAGGGAATGACCAATGTCTTTGCAATCGGCGACGCAGCCCGGTGGCTCAATCCCCGCTACGGCCAGATGATGCGCCTCGAGCACTGGACAAACGCTCGTGAGCACGCGGTCGTTGCTGCCCGCAACGCCTCTCAGCTCACCGCGCCCTGCTACGCGACATCAGTGCCGTTTGTCTGGTCGGACCAGTACGAGACACGAATACAGCACGTAGGCGACCCGAATCTTGCCGCGGTCGATGTTCATTCGACCAAGCTCTTGGACACGGGGCGCCTGTTCACCTACTCGCGCAACGGAGTCCTCGTCGGCGCAACCGGATTCAATGCCCAATCTGCGCTCGCAAAGATCCGCAAGCAGCTTATCGACTGCACCGAGCCGGATGAGCAGATCCGCACCAAGAGAAGTAATCGGCGAGGCCGAAGATGA
- a CDS encoding GNAT family N-acetyltransferase, whose product MAGWRQIFAELVERADGLVSKMSRVGRYPPTAASGHLRKMVHEVTEVDQASGAAIDNASGSIRSEESFTSSGEPEDPSGGQSRDWGWEEAARIASGPVTVRDLTPDDWERSRELVLQKLADSPDSFRTTVEQARARPERVWRELVASRKANLMVLKEGRPIAEVQINAIPDRETAVELTGMFVVPEHRGTGAGDLLVTKALEWARKHDYQQVRRSQREDNIHAERLYTRHGFVRVGYEPSHYPDGTGLLHMARELH is encoded by the coding sequence TTGGCCGGTTGGCGTCAGATCTTTGCGGAGCTGGTCGAGCGTGCCGACGGCTTGGTTTCCAAGATGTCCCGCGTCGGCCGCTATCCACCGACCGCGGCCAGCGGTCACCTGAGAAAGATGGTCCACGAGGTCACCGAGGTCGATCAGGCATCCGGGGCAGCGATCGACAACGCGTCAGGGTCAATCCGTTCCGAAGAGTCCTTCACCTCGTCGGGTGAACCGGAGGACCCCTCGGGTGGACAGTCCAGGGATTGGGGTTGGGAAGAGGCGGCCCGTATCGCCTCCGGTCCTGTCACGGTGCGTGACCTCACTCCCGACGACTGGGAACGCTCGCGTGAGCTGGTGTTGCAAAAACTTGCTGATTCGCCGGACTCGTTCAGGACGACGGTGGAACAAGCCCGGGCGCGGCCAGAGCGGGTTTGGCGTGAGTTGGTGGCATCGCGCAAGGCCAACTTGATGGTGCTGAAAGAGGGCAGACCGATCGCGGAGGTCCAGATCAACGCGATCCCGGACCGGGAAACCGCGGTGGAGTTGACCGGTATGTTCGTCGTCCCGGAGCATCGCGGGACAGGGGCGGGAGATCTTCTGGTGACGAAGGCCCTCGAATGGGCACGCAAACATGACTACCAGCAAGTTCGACGGTCTCAGCGCGAGGACAATATTCACGCCGAACGCCTCTACACTCGACACGGCTTCGTCCGTGTCGGTTACGAGCCCAGCCACTACCCGGACGGAACCGGGCTGCTTCATATGGCCCGAGAACTGCATTGA
- a CDS encoding cytochrome P450, with translation MSDFGREDRAAQCPMSGTSERERAIPITEKGPAGNFDHLSPRWSETNLWDAYDEMLADDSVRYSPLHGGFWIISHFADVKRALRDHRTFSSASGHRIPMVDGMLSIPIDYDPPLHTLYRPLLTQALTPETVRGLQPWLTAMIGDVFDEYFRAGGGDAVANVALPIPLHVLTKVVGFAPSTVARFRELTENLWRDGTAESQLRGRTALIEAIDLDIADHRDRRPDDYLTWLLDAHVEDRPISVDEIHSVLLTLAVAGHETTLNSVSTLLYLLASNVPLQQRLRADPGLAPKYVEEMLRLRTPAQMFARRTTRPVEIGSTRIPAGEWVLLVNAAANRDARQFDDPTSFDIDRSARGHLSFGWGIHQCVGSAIARAELRILLETMCRYPTITLTGDPTFTALEAGTHFGLRSLPLGFLPPSYRS, from the coding sequence ATGTCCGATTTCGGTCGAGAAGATCGGGCAGCGCAGTGCCCGATGTCGGGTACCTCGGAACGCGAACGCGCGATACCCATCACCGAGAAGGGGCCGGCTGGGAATTTCGATCACCTCTCCCCGCGCTGGAGTGAAACAAACTTGTGGGACGCCTATGACGAGATGCTCGCTGACGACAGCGTGAGATATTCGCCGCTCCACGGGGGCTTTTGGATCATCAGTCATTTCGCAGATGTCAAACGCGCCCTGCGGGATCACCGAACCTTTTCCTCGGCATCGGGGCACAGGATTCCGATGGTTGACGGGATGCTATCGATTCCGATCGACTACGACCCGCCCCTGCACACCCTGTACCGACCACTGTTGACACAGGCCCTGACTCCTGAGACCGTCCGCGGGTTGCAGCCGTGGCTCACAGCGATGATCGGCGACGTCTTCGATGAGTACTTTCGTGCGGGTGGGGGCGATGCTGTAGCAAACGTCGCCCTGCCGATTCCGCTGCACGTTCTGACCAAGGTGGTTGGTTTCGCGCCGTCGACTGTTGCGCGTTTTCGCGAGCTGACCGAGAATCTGTGGCGCGATGGAACTGCGGAGTCCCAGTTGCGCGGTCGTACCGCGTTGATCGAAGCGATCGACCTCGACATCGCAGACCACCGCGATCGTAGACCCGATGACTACCTCACCTGGCTACTCGACGCGCATGTAGAAGATCGCCCGATCAGCGTCGACGAGATACATTCCGTGTTGTTGACTCTCGCGGTCGCCGGACACGAGACAACTCTCAACTCGGTAAGCACACTTCTGTACCTCTTGGCCTCGAACGTGCCCCTACAGCAGCGTCTGCGGGCCGATCCGGGACTAGCCCCGAAATACGTCGAGGAGATGCTTCGGCTGCGCACGCCGGCACAAATGTTCGCGCGCAGAACCACTCGGCCTGTCGAGATCGGAAGTACCCGAATACCCGCAGGCGAGTGGGTGCTGCTGGTCAACGCAGCGGCCAACCGGGATGCCCGACAGTTCGACGACCCTACGAGCTTCGACATAGACCGGTCCGCCCGTGGACATCTGAGCTTCGGGTGGGGCATCCACCAATGTGTCGGGTCTGCCATCGCGCGGGCCGAACTCCGGATCCTCCTCGAGACCATGTGCCGATATCCCACGATCACCTTGACGGGCGACCCCACATTCACAGCCTTGGAAGCAGGCACCCATTTCGGGCTGCGCAGTCTGCCGCTCGGCTTCCTTCCCCCCTCGTACAGGAGCTGA
- a CDS encoding flavin reductase family protein — MSTSSTTRTDIATALKEAMASVCTPVSVITTMDGDRPHGTTVSAFASLSMQPPMLMVALDRRSDLLSILRRTKRFGVNILGSAQPGTATAFARKGTDKFAGIGWVNQSGAPRLIGAPGWVVCDAASFIEGGDHIVVFADVRDADTNVGPPLTYFRRGFGTHTVLASEPQ; from the coding sequence ATGAGTACCAGCTCGACGACGCGCACGGACATCGCGACTGCCTTGAAGGAGGCCATGGCCTCGGTCTGCACACCGGTCTCGGTCATCACAACGATGGACGGCGACCGTCCACACGGCACCACCGTCAGTGCGTTCGCGTCCTTGTCGATGCAACCGCCGATGCTCATGGTCGCGTTGGACCGGAGATCGGATCTGTTGTCGATTCTTCGGCGTACCAAACGATTCGGGGTGAACATCCTCGGTTCTGCCCAGCCCGGGACAGCCACCGCATTCGCCCGCAAAGGAACCGACAAGTTCGCTGGGATCGGGTGGGTCAACCAGTCCGGGGCCCCCCGGTTGATCGGCGCTCCGGGATGGGTGGTGTGCGATGCCGCGTCCTTCATCGAGGGCGGGGACCACATCGTCGTGTTCGCTGACGTCCGCGATGCCGATACCAACGTCGGGCCGCCGTTGACGTACTTCCGCCGCGGATTCGGCACGCACACCGTGCTCGCCTCGGAGCCACAGTGA
- a CDS encoding recombinase family protein, whose product MHSMDRLARNLDDLRRLVRTLTGKGVRMEFVKESLTFTGEDSPMANLLLSVMGAFAEFERALILERQREGIAAAKARGVYTGRKPALTAEQAIQLRARAAGGESKAALAKEFGVSRETVYSYLRADAATS is encoded by the coding sequence GTGCACTCCATGGACCGCCTCGCCCGCAACCTCGACGACCTTCGCCGGTTGGTGCGCACCCTGACCGGCAAGGGTGTCCGGATGGAGTTCGTGAAGGAGTCGCTGACCTTCACCGGAGAGGACTCGCCGATGGCGAATTTGCTGCTGAGCGTGATGGGTGCCTTCGCCGAGTTCGAACGCGCCCTCATCCTCGAGCGTCAGCGCGAGGGCATCGCCGCGGCGAAGGCCCGCGGCGTCTACACCGGCCGCAAACCCGCCCTCACCGCCGAGCAGGCCATCCAGCTGCGTGCCCGCGCGGCTGGCGGGGAGTCGAAAGCGGCGCTGGCCAAGGAGTTCGGCGTCAGCCGCGAAACCGTCTACAGCTACCTGCGGGCCGACGCCGCCACGTCTTGA
- a CDS encoding MFS transporter, which yields MQRGPTERLAPVFGIMAAVTGMFYAWAVSGPTWAISIADVAPSSALWAGVAALAISTATLPLFGALSDRYGRRWSFYIYGFGVAVTAFPLNRLASQGAWQFGIAMTIALILFAAVAAILPAVLAELFPTEVRAAGIAIPYSLSAVAFGGTAPYLLQWTARHDLANVFTCYLALAALLGAAIMRFTPETAGTSLLAKSSNEPEPNQEMK from the coding sequence ATGCAACGTGGGCCCACAGAGCGGCTGGCGCCCGTGTTCGGGATCATGGCCGCAGTAACGGGGATGTTCTACGCATGGGCAGTCAGTGGTCCGACCTGGGCGATCTCGATAGCCGATGTTGCACCATCGTCGGCGCTCTGGGCCGGAGTTGCCGCCCTGGCGATCAGCACCGCGACGTTGCCGCTATTCGGTGCGCTATCCGACCGATACGGCCGACGGTGGAGTTTCTACATCTACGGGTTCGGCGTAGCAGTCACCGCTTTTCCGTTGAACCGACTCGCAAGCCAGGGCGCTTGGCAGTTCGGTATTGCAATGACGATCGCACTCATCCTGTTTGCGGCCGTCGCAGCGATTCTTCCCGCAGTTCTCGCCGAATTGTTTCCCACGGAGGTCCGCGCAGCGGGCATTGCGATTCCTTATTCGCTATCTGCCGTCGCGTTCGGCGGAACCGCGCCTTACCTACTCCAGTGGACTGCCCGACACGATCTTGCCAACGTATTCACTTGCTACCTGGCTCTCGCCGCGCTCCTGGGTGCCGCAATCATGCGATTCACTCCAGAGACGGCAGGGACATCACTACTCGCCAAATCATCCAACGAACCCGAACCGAATCAGGAGATGAAATGA
- a CDS encoding fumarylacetoacetate hydrolase family protein, whose product MRLATVELASEPRTIVLDQGGRARDVTAATGVVKADFDIAAFEELTEANLQNYPLVELDRITRWLPPVTEPRRILCVGFNYHNHAVEMDKELPSHPTFFVRFASSMVGHLEPIERCSVSDSLDWEGEIAVVIGRGGRHINRRDAADHVWGYTAFADNSVREFQLHGTQATAGKNFDRSGSFGPWLVTADEVDDPSAMEVHTYLGQQRVQTGVLADLVFDIPAVIEYVSTWTTLSPGDVIATGTPAGIGYRQDPPRYLQAGDVLTIDIPGITRLVNRVADV is encoded by the coding sequence ATGCGACTGGCCACAGTGGAACTCGCGAGCGAACCGCGCACGATCGTTCTCGATCAAGGCGGCCGCGCGCGAGATGTCACCGCCGCGACCGGCGTGGTGAAGGCAGATTTCGACATCGCTGCCTTCGAGGAACTGACCGAGGCGAATCTGCAGAACTACCCGCTCGTCGAACTCGACCGGATCACCCGATGGCTTCCGCCGGTGACCGAACCCCGCCGAATCCTGTGCGTCGGGTTCAATTACCACAACCATGCTGTGGAGATGGACAAGGAGTTGCCTTCGCACCCGACGTTCTTCGTCCGGTTCGCCTCATCGATGGTCGGTCATCTGGAGCCGATCGAGCGGTGCTCCGTGTCGGACAGCCTCGACTGGGAGGGGGAGATCGCGGTGGTGATCGGCAGGGGCGGCCGCCACATCAACAGGCGTGACGCGGCCGACCACGTCTGGGGATACACCGCGTTCGCTGACAACAGTGTTCGCGAGTTCCAACTCCACGGCACCCAGGCCACCGCCGGAAAGAATTTCGACCGATCGGGGTCCTTCGGTCCCTGGCTGGTGACAGCCGACGAAGTCGATGATCCGTCGGCGATGGAAGTGCACACCTACCTCGGCCAACAGCGGGTACAAACTGGTGTCCTCGCCGATCTCGTATTCGATATCCCCGCTGTCATCGAGTACGTCAGCACATGGACGACTCTGTCACCGGGCGACGTCATCGCCACCGGCACGCCTGCCGGGATCGGCTACCGGCAGGATCCGCCCCGGTATCTACAGGCCGGCGACGTCTTGACCATCGATATTCCCGGTATCACCCGACTCGTAAACCGCGTCGCCGACGTGTGA
- a CDS encoding LysR family transcriptional regulator — protein sequence MEAQLSLKRLEVFRLVVEEGTVTRAAEALMVAQPAVSGQLRALESWLGAKLFVRRGNNLVLTEAGERANLWAKEMLASAAQVKRDVEELASGRGGAAAIASSMAVGSYLLPSILSRFQRSRPGADITLSSSQPNDALRAVETGEADFGVVSWDQRHLPDTISAEVIRTEAIILCAGPSLETRSDTLTVEEAIRLPFVGAPREVIYQRSLMEQLARHSDIEPNFIIRFGHAEPMKQAAAENGWAVFAPRYVVSADIAAGRLRELTVPGLDLSERIAMLRRRDKYFSPLQQAAVEEIRAALRQD from the coding sequence ATGGAAGCGCAGTTGTCGCTCAAGCGACTCGAAGTATTTCGACTCGTTGTCGAGGAAGGCACCGTCACTCGTGCGGCCGAGGCGCTCATGGTCGCTCAGCCGGCCGTCTCCGGGCAGCTGCGCGCGCTGGAATCCTGGCTGGGCGCGAAGCTGTTCGTCCGCCGAGGCAACAACCTGGTGTTGACCGAGGCCGGGGAGCGCGCGAACCTCTGGGCGAAAGAGATGCTGGCCTCGGCCGCACAGGTCAAGCGGGATGTAGAAGAGCTCGCCTCCGGCCGGGGAGGGGCCGCCGCGATTGCTTCGAGCATGGCCGTCGGCAGCTACTTGCTGCCTTCGATCCTGTCACGGTTTCAGCGCAGCCGCCCGGGCGCCGATATCACGTTGTCCAGTTCGCAGCCCAACGACGCGTTGCGCGCCGTGGAAACAGGAGAAGCCGACTTCGGAGTCGTGAGCTGGGATCAACGACACCTCCCCGACACCATTTCCGCCGAGGTCATTCGTACCGAGGCGATCATTCTGTGCGCCGGGCCGAGCCTGGAGACTCGGTCGGACACGCTGACCGTGGAGGAGGCGATTCGGCTACCCTTCGTTGGAGCCCCGCGCGAGGTGATCTACCAGCGAAGTCTGATGGAACAACTCGCGCGGCACAGCGATATCGAACCGAACTTCATCATTCGTTTCGGCCATGCCGAGCCGATGAAACAGGCGGCGGCGGAGAATGGTTGGGCGGTCTTCGCCCCTCGCTACGTCGTGAGCGCTGACATCGCAGCCGGGCGTCTGCGGGAGTTGACTGTCCCCGGACTCGATCTCAGCGAGCGAATCGCGATGCTACGGCGACGTGACAAGTACTTCTCGCCACTCCAGCAGGCAGCAGTCGAGGAGATTCGCGCCGCCCTGCGGCAGGATTGA
- a CDS encoding ornithine cyclodeaminase family protein codes for MDIPWITDRQVQEVISLTDAIEAVARSIVRETKGNAGDIAKTMTTWGPASSAHALGAYDGGADLVAFKTWVNTPAGASALMTLFDMSAGRARAVLEAGALGALRTAAVTGLATRLMSDPSASELALIGSGRQALRQVEAICAVRPIRRVRVWSRSEDRRIGFAAAVRDTLGIDATATATLAEAVDSAPIVTLITRAIEPFLSRGLLATGTHLNAVGAILPNNAEFDPALLEESDLTVVDNFVNAQRASRELNEYYGVDWSAVSTLGDLLTEKAHRPSQPRLTVFKGLGMGLADLAVAATALEAITGQGAPA; via the coding sequence ATGGACATCCCGTGGATCACGGATAGGCAAGTACAAGAAGTGATCTCGCTGACCGATGCGATCGAGGCGGTAGCTCGATCGATCGTTCGCGAGACCAAAGGCAATGCCGGCGATATCGCCAAGACCATGACAACCTGGGGTCCTGCCAGCAGTGCCCACGCGCTCGGTGCCTACGACGGTGGTGCAGATCTCGTGGCCTTCAAGACCTGGGTCAACACCCCGGCCGGGGCAAGCGCGCTGATGACACTGTTCGACATGTCCGCCGGTCGTGCGAGGGCGGTGCTCGAAGCGGGCGCGCTGGGTGCATTGCGCACCGCAGCGGTGACCGGATTGGCCACTCGCTTGATGAGTGACCCCTCGGCCTCGGAACTGGCACTGATCGGCAGCGGCCGACAGGCGCTCCGTCAGGTCGAGGCAATCTGCGCGGTCAGGCCGATCCGTCGCGTTCGGGTGTGGAGCCGCTCCGAGGACCGGCGAATCGGATTCGCAGCCGCGGTGCGTGACACCCTCGGCATCGATGCGACAGCGACCGCGACACTCGCCGAAGCGGTCGACTCCGCGCCGATCGTCACACTGATCACGCGCGCTATCGAACCCTTCTTGTCACGTGGCTTGCTGGCCACGGGAACCCACCTCAACGCTGTCGGTGCGATCTTGCCCAACAACGCTGAATTCGACCCCGCGCTGCTGGAGGAGTCCGACCTCACCGTCGTAGACAACTTCGTCAACGCTCAGCGCGCATCGCGGGAACTGAACGAGTACTACGGCGTCGACTGGAGCGCGGTGAGCACCCTCGGCGACCTCCTCACCGAGAAAGCCCACCGCCCCTCACAACCTCGACTGACGGTCTTCAAAGGACTCGGGATGGGGCTGGCCGACCTCGCCGTCGCTGCGACGGCACTCGAAGCCATCACTGGACAAGGAGCACCGGCGTGA